In Paeniglutamicibacter kerguelensis, one genomic interval encodes:
- a CDS encoding CGNR zinc finger domain-containing protein, translated as MHLNPYGEYAVLLAASLANDMPEGRSGIEERARTFGMTMDFIPTPEDHELTRRVIEDWLRVVDATDPQERAALLNQQMAAAAAYPRLVDHDDEGWHLHYRDTNQGMPHVFRAIFSVGTALHLTTRGMHRLGRCAAGEDPGDPCRAVVVDVTRNGRQRYCSVRCANRAAVRRHRARTGAPSGNGQKPQRPSVN; from the coding sequence ATGCACCTCAACCCTTACGGAGAATATGCCGTCCTGCTCGCGGCATCGCTGGCCAATGACATGCCGGAAGGCAGGAGCGGCATCGAGGAACGGGCCCGCACGTTCGGGATGACCATGGACTTCATCCCCACCCCCGAGGACCATGAACTGACCCGCCGGGTCATCGAGGACTGGCTGCGCGTCGTTGACGCCACGGACCCTCAGGAACGAGCGGCCCTGCTCAACCAACAGATGGCAGCGGCCGCGGCCTATCCGCGGCTCGTGGACCACGACGACGAGGGCTGGCATCTGCACTACCGCGACACCAACCAGGGCATGCCCCACGTCTTCCGCGCGATCTTCAGCGTCGGTACCGCCCTGCATCTGACCACCAGGGGAATGCACAGGCTGGGCCGCTGCGCCGCCGGCGAGGACCCCGGCGATCCCTGCCGCGCAGTGGTCGTGGACGTGACCCGCAACGGCCGGCAGCGCTATTGCTCGGTGCGCTGCGCCAACCGCGCGGCCGTCAGGCGGCACCGCGCCCGCACCGGCGCACCCTCGGGAAACGGTCAGAAACCCCAACGTCCGTCGGTGAACTAG
- the betT gene encoding choline BCCT transporter BetT: MVERSKFGVPERRKDPVAEEFRPPVTSTELSKGPAELVEYPGPKVNWRVFIISAIIILAFSIWAIVVPDSAAASMRTAVSWISTNLGWFYVLTVTLVVLFVLWVAFSKEGSVRLGPDHSRPQYNLFTWVAMLFAAGVGIDMLFYSVTGPITQYITPPAADPQSAAAIQDAVVWTMFHYGIAGWAMYALLGMAMGYFAYRWGMPLSIRAALYPLLGKRVRGAAGDVIDIFALVGTVFGVATSMGIGVVLLNVGFSLLFGLPEGLALQIALVLVAVIMTIAACTSGVDKGIRLISELNLWSAGAMMLYILVTGHTSFLLTAMVENIGRFVFTLPERTLQTFAYQEGGADWMASWTLFFWAFWLAWGPFVGLFLARISRGRTLREFVIAAITAPVLCDFFIVSIFGNSAMEKVLGGNTEFANLAVESPEHGWYALLEMFPGAPFLIGLATLSGLLFYLTSANSGAMIMSNFSSSIPDPSVDGAKWLRIFWALVTAVLTVAMLVAGGVTTMEHATLIFALPVTIIAYLVMASFSKVLRMERAEREGTVMRRKTVAAHGGAAPEKTWRQRLAHLRAYPSNKAVAQFVDTVIHPALVEVKDEFRQLGYQADLTTKPNAETGIDENTLLVHMHDHRNFHYQVAAVEAPVPAFGARTVAREVDVYFRLEVFTQTGTEGYDLMGLDKQQVINDVLDRYEAHLSFLQYSSERDLASVLTPPPPTTGMIPQVPKEPEKPNREAPGEAGGDEKP; this comes from the coding sequence ATGGTGGAACGCAGCAAGTTCGGCGTCCCCGAGCGTCGCAAGGACCCCGTTGCCGAGGAATTCCGTCCGCCTGTCACCAGCACCGAGCTGAGCAAGGGACCCGCGGAACTCGTCGAGTATCCGGGCCCCAAGGTCAACTGGCGCGTCTTCATCATCTCCGCGATCATCATCCTCGCGTTTTCCATCTGGGCCATCGTTGTGCCGGACAGTGCGGCGGCATCGATGCGCACCGCCGTCTCCTGGATCTCCACAAACCTGGGATGGTTCTACGTCTTGACCGTCACCCTGGTGGTGCTCTTTGTCCTCTGGGTCGCGTTCTCCAAGGAGGGCAGTGTCAGGCTGGGCCCCGACCACTCGAGACCGCAATACAACCTCTTTACCTGGGTCGCGATGCTCTTTGCCGCCGGCGTGGGAATCGACATGCTGTTCTACTCGGTAACCGGTCCCATCACCCAATACATCACCCCGCCCGCGGCGGATCCCCAGTCCGCTGCGGCCATCCAGGATGCGGTCGTATGGACCATGTTCCACTACGGCATTGCCGGCTGGGCCATGTACGCGCTGCTGGGCATGGCCATGGGCTACTTCGCCTACCGCTGGGGCATGCCGCTGTCGATCCGCGCCGCACTGTATCCGTTGCTGGGAAAGCGCGTGCGCGGGGCTGCCGGAGACGTCATCGACATCTTCGCGCTGGTCGGCACCGTGTTCGGCGTGGCAACCTCGATGGGCATCGGCGTGGTGCTGCTGAACGTCGGGTTCTCCCTGCTCTTCGGCCTGCCCGAGGGCCTGGCCCTGCAGATCGCCCTGGTGCTGGTGGCGGTGATCATGACCATCGCGGCCTGCACCTCCGGGGTGGACAAGGGCATCCGGCTGATCTCCGAGCTGAACCTCTGGTCGGCCGGGGCCATGATGCTCTACATCCTCGTCACCGGCCACACCTCCTTCCTGCTGACGGCCATGGTGGAGAACATCGGCCGCTTCGTCTTCACGTTGCCCGAACGCACCCTGCAGACCTTCGCCTACCAGGAGGGTGGCGCCGACTGGATGGCCAGCTGGACCCTCTTTTTCTGGGCGTTCTGGCTGGCCTGGGGGCCCTTTGTGGGACTCTTCCTGGCCCGCATTTCCCGCGGCCGCACGTTGCGCGAGTTCGTGATTGCCGCGATCACCGCACCGGTGCTCTGCGACTTCTTCATCGTCTCGATCTTCGGCAACAGCGCCATGGAGAAGGTGCTGGGCGGCAACACGGAGTTTGCGAACCTTGCCGTCGAGAGCCCCGAGCACGGCTGGTACGCGCTGCTGGAAATGTTCCCCGGCGCCCCGTTCCTGATCGGCCTGGCCACCCTCTCCGGCCTGCTCTTCTACCTGACCAGCGCCAACTCCGGGGCGATGATCATGTCCAACTTCTCCTCCTCGATCCCCGACCCGTCGGTGGACGGGGCCAAGTGGCTGCGCATCTTCTGGGCGCTGGTCACCGCGGTGCTCACCGTGGCCATGCTGGTCGCCGGCGGGGTGACCACCATGGAACACGCGACGCTGATCTTCGCGCTGCCGGTGACGATCATCGCGTACCTTGTCATGGCCTCGTTCTCCAAGGTGCTGCGGATGGAGCGGGCCGAACGCGAGGGGACCGTCATGCGTCGGAAAACCGTGGCGGCGCACGGCGGCGCGGCGCCGGAGAAGACCTGGCGCCAGCGCTTGGCGCACCTGCGTGCCTACCCGTCCAACAAGGCGGTGGCGCAATTCGTGGACACCGTCATCCATCCCGCGCTGGTGGAGGTCAAGGACGAGTTCAGGCAACTGGGCTACCAAGCCGATTTGACCACCAAGCCCAATGCGGAGACCGGCATCGACGAGAACACGTTGCTGGTCCACATGCACGACCACCGCAACTTCCACTACCAGGTGGCGGCGGTCGAGGCGCCGGTGCCCGCTTTCGGTGCGCGCACCGTGGCCCGCGAGGTCGACGTGTACTTCCGGCTGGAGGTGTTCACGCAGACCGGCACCGAGGGCTACGACCTCATGGGCCTGGACAAGCAGCAGGTCATCAACGACGTGCTGGACCGCTACGAGGCCCACCTGTCCTTCCTGCAGTACTCGTCCGAGCGAGACCTGGCCTCGGTGCTCACGCCCCCGCCGCCGACGACCGGCATGATCCCGCAGGTGCCCAAGGAACCGGAAAAGCCCAACCGCGAGGCCCCCGGGGAAGCCGGGGGCGATGAGAAGCCGTAG
- a CDS encoding IclR family transcriptional regulator codes for MANSPSGDSMLDRLVRILDSFDAQNPTLTVNSLAHRADVPQATAYRLVDDLVAHGLLARDADRQVRLGVRLWELANRSAPTFDLRRAALPFMEDVNQLVGHNTQLALLHEDEVLVIERLSRPGAVVNQANVAGRMPVHRTSMGLALLAFSPAATLEGFLERHGETMLTTHPQLRRELAEIRRNGYATLDGFIDTESTGAAVPILDSRGHALAVLAVVVPRDAGILPAAVMALRTAARGISRALGA; via the coding sequence ATGGCCAACTCACCGAGCGGGGACTCGATGCTCGACCGCCTCGTGCGGATCCTCGACTCCTTTGATGCGCAAAACCCCACGCTGACCGTCAATTCGCTCGCGCACCGCGCCGACGTCCCGCAGGCCACCGCCTACCGGCTGGTCGACGACTTGGTGGCGCACGGACTATTGGCCCGCGATGCCGATAGGCAGGTCCGCCTGGGCGTGCGCTTGTGGGAGCTGGCCAACCGCAGTGCGCCGACCTTCGACCTTCGCCGGGCCGCCCTGCCCTTCATGGAGGACGTGAACCAGCTGGTGGGGCACAACACCCAGCTGGCGCTGCTGCACGAGGACGAAGTCCTGGTGATCGAGCGGCTGTCGCGGCCCGGCGCGGTGGTCAACCAGGCCAATGTCGCCGGCCGCATGCCGGTGCACCGCACCTCCATGGGACTGGCGCTGCTGGCGTTCTCCCCGGCCGCAACGCTGGAGGGCTTTCTCGAACGGCACGGCGAAACAATGCTCACCACGCACCCGCAGCTGCGCCGCGAATTAGCGGAGATCCGCCGCAACGGCTATGCGACGCTCGACGGATTCATCGACACCGAATCAACCGGCGCGGCCGTTCCGATCCTTGATTCCCGCGGCCACGCGCTGGCGGTGCTGGCCGTGGTGGTTCCGCGCGACGCGGGGATCCTGCCGGCCGCGGTGATGGCGCTGCGCACCGCGGCGCGCGGGATTTCCCGCGCGCTCGGTGCCTGA
- a CDS encoding MFS transporter, whose protein sequence is MNIRERIDASPMSPFQWVVVGVCTFLNALDGFDVLAMAFTANRVSTEFGLSGSQLGVLLSAGLFGMAAGSLVLAPFADVFGRRPMLLFTTGLAAAGMFLSATAHSVLELGLWRVVTGLGVGGILACTNVITSEYANKRWRGMAVSIYTAGYGVGATLGGMAAVSLQASFGWRSVFVFGGIVSTIALLLLLAIVPESVDFLVSKRPARAEARLAALVRRLRLNQDTVLLPEAAVGGAVGAAKGKQLTALFSPANRRSTALIWVAFFATMFGFYFVNSWTPKLLVTAGMTESQGVVGGLMLTLGGTFGSLLFGALTTKWEARKVLLVFTVLSSITMVLFISVAGILALAFAMGIVVGMLINGCIAGLYTLAPASYAPQNRGTGVGWAIGVGRFGAILAPLAAGALLDAAWTAGQLYLGVGIVVLVAAAAVAFMRSPQGTIAGAATGNGVLEGAAAHK, encoded by the coding sequence ATGAACATCAGAGAACGCATAGACGCCTCACCCATGTCACCCTTCCAATGGGTGGTCGTCGGAGTCTGCACCTTCCTCAATGCCCTGGACGGGTTCGACGTGCTGGCCATGGCGTTCACCGCCAACCGGGTGTCGACCGAGTTCGGGCTCAGTGGTTCCCAGCTGGGGGTGCTGCTCAGTGCCGGGCTCTTCGGCATGGCGGCAGGTTCCCTGGTCCTGGCCCCCTTTGCCGATGTCTTTGGCCGTCGGCCGATGTTGCTTTTCACCACGGGGCTCGCTGCGGCGGGCATGTTCCTCTCCGCCACCGCACACTCCGTGCTGGAACTCGGACTGTGGCGAGTGGTCACGGGTCTTGGGGTGGGCGGAATCCTGGCCTGCACCAACGTCATCACCAGCGAGTACGCCAACAAGCGCTGGCGAGGCATGGCGGTGAGCATCTACACCGCCGGATACGGGGTGGGTGCCACGCTGGGCGGCATGGCCGCGGTTTCCCTGCAGGCGTCCTTCGGGTGGCGTTCGGTCTTCGTGTTTGGCGGCATTGTCAGCACCATTGCGCTGCTCCTGCTGCTGGCTATCGTGCCCGAATCCGTTGACTTCCTGGTGAGCAAGCGGCCGGCGCGGGCCGAGGCCCGGCTCGCCGCACTGGTGCGCAGACTGCGGTTGAACCAGGACACCGTGCTGTTGCCTGAGGCCGCGGTTGGCGGGGCAGTCGGTGCGGCAAAGGGCAAGCAGCTGACCGCACTGTTCTCGCCGGCGAACCGTCGATCCACCGCCCTGATCTGGGTCGCCTTTTTCGCCACCATGTTCGGCTTCTACTTCGTGAACAGCTGGACGCCGAAGCTGCTGGTGACGGCCGGAATGACCGAAAGCCAAGGCGTGGTGGGCGGACTCATGCTGACCCTGGGTGGAACCTTCGGTTCACTGCTCTTCGGGGCCTTGACCACCAAATGGGAGGCACGCAAGGTGCTCCTGGTGTTCACGGTGCTTTCCTCCATCACCATGGTGCTGTTCATATCCGTCGCAGGAATCCTGGCCCTCGCCTTTGCCATGGGCATCGTGGTGGGCATGCTCATCAACGGCTGCATCGCCGGGCTCTACACGCTGGCACCGGCCTCCTATGCTCCGCAAAATCGCGGAACCGGCGTCGGATGGGCCATCGGAGTTGGCCGCTTCGGTGCGATCCTGGCCCCGCTGGCGGCGGGCGCCTTGCTTGATGCCGCCTGGACCGCGGGGCAGCTGTACCTCGGCGTGGGCATCGTGGTGCTGGTTGCCGCCGCGGCCGTCGCCTTCATGCGCTCGCCCCAGGGGACCATTGCCGGCGCGGCCACCGGGAACGGTGTGCTTGAGGGAGCAGCCGCCCACAAATAG
- a CDS encoding PDR/VanB family oxidoreductase yields MAATNIEVWQSATVVEAVPVADGILRIILEPSLPKRAEPGAHIDLKVVIGGEDAKRSYSVVESNEDGTRLVISVMKAPLSRGGSIFMHGLVPGQRLEITQPLQNFPLRIGAPRYILLAGGIGITAIANMAAVLKRLKADYTLVYVGRSREAMAYLDELADLHGDRLEIHVDAEGTPLSVPGLVGRADAGTELYMCGPIRLMDAVRRNWVERELDLPNLRYETFGNSGWYDPEEFIVRVPKLDLEVTVPQGRSMLEALEDAGADMMFDCRKGECGLCEVRILDLQGAVDHRDVFYSERQQRLSTKMNCCVSRAVTSASGARADADRGAGPAIITIEPN; encoded by the coding sequence ATGGCAGCAACAAACATCGAAGTCTGGCAATCGGCAACGGTCGTCGAGGCCGTGCCGGTGGCGGACGGCATCCTTCGCATCATCCTGGAACCGTCCCTGCCGAAACGGGCCGAACCCGGGGCACACATCGACCTGAAGGTCGTCATCGGCGGGGAGGACGCCAAGCGTTCGTACTCCGTGGTGGAATCCAACGAGGACGGAACCCGCCTGGTCATCAGCGTGATGAAGGCTCCGCTTTCCAGGGGCGGGTCGATCTTCATGCACGGCCTCGTTCCCGGCCAGCGGCTGGAAATCACCCAGCCGCTGCAGAACTTCCCGCTGCGGATCGGCGCGCCGCGCTACATCCTGCTGGCCGGCGGCATTGGCATTACCGCCATCGCCAACATGGCCGCGGTACTCAAGCGGCTCAAGGCCGACTACACGCTCGTGTACGTGGGGCGCAGCCGTGAGGCCATGGCCTACCTTGACGAGCTCGCCGACCTGCACGGGGACAGGCTCGAGATCCACGTCGACGCCGAGGGCACCCCGCTGAGCGTTCCCGGGCTGGTGGGCCGAGCGGATGCCGGCACCGAGCTGTACATGTGCGGGCCCATCAGGCTCATGGACGCGGTGCGCCGCAACTGGGTTGAGCGTGAGCTCGACCTGCCGAACCTGCGCTACGAGACCTTCGGCAACAGCGGCTGGTACGACCCCGAGGAATTCATCGTCAGGGTCCCCAAACTGGATTTGGAGGTCACCGTCCCGCAGGGCCGCTCCATGCTGGAGGCGCTCGAGGACGCGGGAGCGGACATGATGTTCGACTGCCGCAAAGGGGAGTGCGGGCTGTGCGAGGTGCGCATCCTTGACCTCCAGGGCGCAGTCGACCACCGCGACGTGTTCTACAGCGAACGCCAGCAGCGGCTCTCGACCAAGATGAACTGCTGCGTCTCACGTGCAGTCACCTCCGCTTCCGGCGCCCGGGCCGACGCCGACCGCGGAGCCGGACCGGCAATCATCACCATCGAACCCAACTAA
- a CDS encoding aromatic ring-hydroxylating dioxygenase subunit alpha, with amino-acid sequence MTVVSSTSSTTNKVLPHPLNAWYVAAWDYEVTRKPTSRRIANRPVAMYRTEDGKAVALADACWHRLAPLSMGKTMEKDTIQCPYHGIVYNSAGRCVSMPAQETINPSATVPSFPIVERYRYVWIWMGDPTLADPDLVPDMHQMSSDEWAGDGQTIHAACNYQLVLDNLMDLTHEEFVHSSSIGQEELSESDFVTVREGNKVTVTRWMHNIDAPPFWLKNMRDKFPGFEGKVDRWQIINFEAPSTITIDVGVAKAGTGAPEGDRSQGVNGFVMNTITPETDRSAHYFWAFMRNYCLDSQLITTQLRDGVHGVFGEDEEMLMAQQAAIDANPDYEFYNLNIDSGGMWVRRIIEGMLASEGRLATSA; translated from the coding sequence ATGACTGTCGTTTCATCCACCAGTTCCACGACCAACAAGGTCCTGCCACATCCGCTGAACGCCTGGTACGTCGCCGCCTGGGACTACGAAGTGACCCGCAAGCCGACGTCCCGCCGGATCGCCAACCGCCCGGTGGCCATGTACCGCACGGAGGACGGCAAGGCGGTTGCCTTGGCCGATGCATGTTGGCACCGACTGGCACCGCTGTCCATGGGCAAGACCATGGAAAAGGACACGATCCAGTGCCCGTACCACGGCATCGTCTACAACTCCGCGGGCCGCTGCGTCTCCATGCCTGCGCAGGAAACCATCAACCCCAGTGCCACGGTTCCCTCGTTCCCCATCGTGGAGCGCTACCGCTACGTGTGGATCTGGATGGGCGATCCGACGCTGGCCGACCCGGACTTGGTGCCGGACATGCACCAGATGAGCTCCGACGAGTGGGCGGGCGACGGGCAAACCATCCATGCGGCCTGCAACTACCAGCTGGTCCTGGATAACCTGATGGACCTGACCCACGAGGAATTCGTCCATTCCTCCTCGATCGGGCAGGAGGAGCTCAGCGAGTCCGACTTCGTCACCGTCCGCGAAGGCAACAAGGTGACGGTCACGCGCTGGATGCACAACATCGACGCCCCGCCGTTCTGGCTGAAGAACATGCGCGACAAGTTCCCCGGCTTCGAGGGCAAGGTCGACCGCTGGCAGATCATCAACTTCGAGGCCCCCTCTACCATCACCATCGACGTGGGCGTGGCCAAGGCCGGAACCGGCGCACCGGAGGGCGACCGCAGCCAGGGCGTCAACGGATTTGTCATGAACACCATCACCCCGGAAACGGACCGCTCCGCCCACTATTTCTGGGCCTTCATGCGCAACTACTGCCTGGACAGCCAGCTGATCACCACCCAGCTGCGCGACGGTGTGCACGGCGTGTTCGGCGAGGACGAGGAAATGCTCATGGCCCAGCAGGCAGCCATCGATGCCAACCCCGACTACGAGTTCTACAACCTGAACATCGATTCCGGCGGCATGTGGGTGCGCCGCATCATCGAGGGCATGCTCGCCTCCGAAGGCCGACTGGCAACCTCCGCCTAA
- a CDS encoding PadR family transcriptional regulator, protein MSLRYALLALLNVEPMTGYDLFKEFETSVGHVWHAPDSQIYPELRRMEAEGLLEGEEIPWGPRGKKRQYHVTEAGLLAFRSWMNTTLDYARIREPAHLKAAYLEWAEPEAAREQMRAHIKHHSGLLEQWREKVREIDEGTSPMLARRLAHTPEADREKTIAYKRFTYEGLIAQAEAEVVWANRGLTLIDKLNQ, encoded by the coding sequence ATGAGTCTCCGCTACGCCCTGCTCGCACTGCTGAACGTCGAGCCCATGACGGGGTACGACTTGTTCAAGGAATTCGAAACGTCGGTGGGGCACGTGTGGCATGCGCCCGACTCGCAGATCTACCCGGAATTGCGGCGCATGGAGGCGGAAGGACTGCTCGAGGGCGAGGAGATCCCTTGGGGCCCGCGCGGGAAAAAACGCCAGTACCACGTCACCGAGGCCGGCCTTTTGGCCTTCAGGAGCTGGATGAACACCACCCTGGATTACGCCCGCATTCGCGAGCCCGCGCACCTCAAGGCCGCATACCTCGAATGGGCGGAGCCGGAGGCCGCGCGCGAGCAGATGCGCGCCCACATCAAGCACCACAGCGGGCTGCTTGAACAGTGGCGTGAAAAAGTGCGGGAAATCGACGAGGGAACCAGCCCCATGCTGGCACGGCGTCTGGCCCACACCCCGGAGGCGGACAGGGAAAAAACCATCGCCTACAAGCGGTTCACCTACGAGGGATTGATCGCGCAGGCGGAGGCCGAAGTCGTCTGGGCGAACCGGGGGCTGACGCTGATCGATAAGCTCAACCAGTAG
- a CDS encoding VOC family protein, with the protein MLLDGINHIALISKDVAKLGEFYRTVFDAEIGPTRGHGPGETMTNIKIGPSTELNVFVIEGNTETDRQTPMWGRGRLDHFGLSATSPEAFETIRARLVEAGAGDGTVNDFGPVLSMFFRDPDGLEGEVLIPKG; encoded by the coding sequence ATGTTGCTGGACGGCATCAACCACATTGCACTGATCTCGAAAGACGTCGCGAAATTAGGCGAGTTCTACCGGACGGTGTTTGACGCGGAGATCGGCCCCACTCGGGGCCACGGCCCCGGCGAAACCATGACAAACATCAAGATCGGGCCGTCGACGGAACTCAACGTATTCGTGATCGAAGGCAACACCGAAACGGACCGGCAGACACCCATGTGGGGTCGCGGCCGCCTCGACCACTTCGGCCTTTCCGCGACTTCCCCCGAGGCGTTCGAGACCATCCGCGCCAGACTCGTCGAAGCCGGAGCCGGCGACGGCACGGTGAACGACTTCGGCCCCGTGCTCAGCATGTTCTTCCGGGATCCGGATGGGCTCGAGGGCGAAGTGCTGATTCCCAAGGGCTGA
- a CDS encoding DUF3237 domain-containing protein: MTHSTYDIPRVEVPAPTLRFAFRIDAEVADNIPIDERAGGELGFIPITGGTVSGDLAGAVTTGGDWCLQRDEETYRVEARYGLRLDGGAFVDVHNIGILNQRPRGASGAGPDVEYFMTSPVFRTVDPGLDWLNHSVFVGHARELEGLTRIDVFEVMLPVVIPVVGP, from the coding sequence ATGACTCACTCCACCTATGACATCCCGAGGGTCGAGGTCCCGGCCCCGACCCTGCGCTTTGCCTTCCGGATCGATGCCGAAGTTGCCGACAACATCCCGATCGACGAAAGGGCCGGCGGCGAACTTGGATTCATTCCGATCACCGGCGGCACCGTGAGCGGCGACTTGGCCGGGGCGGTGACGACGGGCGGCGACTGGTGCCTGCAAAGGGATGAAGAAACGTACCGGGTGGAGGCCCGCTACGGCCTGCGCCTCGACGGGGGAGCGTTTGTCGACGTGCACAATATCGGCATTCTCAACCAGCGGCCGCGCGGCGCGAGCGGTGCTGGGCCCGACGTCGAGTACTTCATGACCTCTCCCGTCTTCCGGACAGTGGATCCCGGGCTCGACTGGTTGAACCACTCGGTGTTCGTCGGGCACGCGCGGGAGCTTGAGGGCCTCACGCGCATCGATGTTTTCGAGGTCATGTTGCCGGTGGTCATCCCCGTGGTCGGCCCGTAG
- a CDS encoding 4-hydroxybenzoate 3-monooxygenase, whose amino-acid sequence MTATRTIIKTQVGIVGGGPAGLMLSHLLAKTGIENLVVEMRDHETIRNTHRAGILEAQAVKMLVESGVNGRVLTHGDEHAGIDLRFNGESHPLDFTELVDATVTLYAQNEVFVDLAAARELDGGDVRFSAEVTELLDLETDTPKFRFTDAEGTEFEVHCDVLVGADGSRSFCRRQIPETNRQDFKIEYPFAWFGILTEAPKSSPELIYANSPHGFALISQRSETVQRMYFQCDPNENVDDWSQDRIWTELQRRVDGPDNFQLKTGNIFDKSVLKFRSFVREPLSHGRLFLIGDAGHTVPPTGAKGLNLAFADVKVLFEALDSFYATKNDTLLHGYSDKALKRVWKAQNFSYWMTSMLHTPVGGDPFMAKRALGELETVTSSRFGQQYLAESYTGWPHG is encoded by the coding sequence ATGACCGCTACCCGCACCATCATCAAGACACAGGTCGGCATCGTTGGCGGCGGTCCCGCCGGCCTGATGCTCTCGCACCTGCTCGCCAAGACCGGGATCGAGAACCTGGTCGTGGAAATGCGCGACCACGAGACGATCCGCAACACCCACCGGGCGGGCATCCTCGAGGCCCAGGCCGTGAAGATGCTCGTCGAATCGGGCGTCAACGGCCGCGTGCTCACCCACGGCGACGAGCACGCCGGAATCGACCTGCGATTCAACGGCGAATCGCACCCGCTGGACTTCACCGAACTCGTGGACGCCACCGTCACCCTTTACGCGCAGAACGAGGTCTTCGTCGACCTCGCGGCAGCCCGTGAACTCGACGGCGGCGACGTGCGCTTCTCCGCGGAGGTCACCGAGCTGCTGGATCTGGAGACCGACACCCCGAAGTTCCGCTTCACCGACGCCGAGGGCACCGAGTTCGAGGTGCACTGCGACGTGCTGGTCGGCGCCGACGGCTCGCGCTCCTTCTGCCGCCGGCAGATCCCGGAGACCAACCGCCAGGACTTCAAGATCGAGTACCCGTTCGCCTGGTTCGGCATCCTCACCGAGGCGCCCAAGTCCTCCCCCGAACTCATCTACGCGAACTCCCCGCACGGCTTCGCACTGATCTCCCAGCGCTCCGAGACCGTGCAGCGCATGTACTTCCAGTGCGACCCGAACGAAAATGTCGACGACTGGTCGCAGGACCGCATCTGGACCGAGCTGCAGCGTCGCGTCGACGGGCCCGACAACTTCCAGCTGAAGACCGGGAACATCTTCGACAAGAGCGTGCTGAAGTTCCGCTCGTTCGTGCGCGAACCACTCTCCCACGGCCGTCTCTTCCTGATCGGCGATGCCGGGCACACTGTCCCGCCGACCGGCGCCAAGGGACTGAACCTCGCCTTCGCCGACGTCAAGGTGCTGTTCGAGGCGCTCGACTCGTTCTACGCGACCAAGAACGACACGCTGCTGCACGGCTACTCGGACAAGGCGCTGAAGCGCGTGTGGAAGGCGCAGAACTTCTCCTACTGGATGACCTCGATGCTGCACACCCCGGTGGGCGGCGACCCGTTCATGGCCAAGCGCGCGCTGGGCGAGCTGGAGACCGTGACCTCCTCGCGCTTCGGCCAGCAGTACCTGGCCGAGTCCTACACCGGCTGGCCGCACGGCTAG
- the pcaH gene encoding protocatechuate 3,4-dioxygenase subunit beta — protein sequence MSTETTLNESFNDSHVLDPAATALSQEAISAEITDIHAAYRQSVVDGAKAATQPRIDFAPYRSSLLRHPTKNLHHVDPETIELHSPAFGERDVHALESDLTIQHNGEPIGERIVVQGRVLDGDGRPVAGQLVEIWQANAAGRYIHKRDQHPAPIDPNFTGVGRAITGPNGEYRFTTIKPAPYPWKNHHNAWRPAHIHFSLFGTDFTQRMITQMYFPGDPLFSLDPIYQAITDKEARDRLVATYDHSITSHEWATGYNWDIVLTGSNRTWMEDEEGDH from the coding sequence GTGAGCACCGAAACCACCCTGAACGAGTCCTTCAACGATTCGCACGTGCTGGACCCGGCAGCCACCGCGCTGTCGCAGGAAGCGATTTCCGCGGAAATCACCGACATCCACGCCGCCTACCGGCAGTCGGTCGTCGACGGGGCCAAGGCCGCGACGCAGCCGCGCATCGACTTCGCGCCGTACCGCTCGTCCCTGCTGCGCCACCCCACCAAGAACCTGCACCACGTGGATCCCGAGACCATCGAGCTGCACTCCCCCGCCTTCGGCGAGCGCGACGTGCACGCCCTGGAATCGGACCTGACCATCCAGCACAACGGCGAGCCGATCGGCGAGCGCATCGTGGTCCAGGGGCGCGTGCTCGACGGCGACGGCCGCCCCGTGGCCGGCCAGCTGGTCGAGATCTGGCAGGCCAACGCCGCCGGACGCTACATCCACAAGCGCGACCAGCACCCCGCCCCGATCGACCCGAACTTCACCGGCGTGGGCCGGGCGATCACCGGCCCGAACGGCGAGTACCGCTTCACCACCATCAAGCCGGCCCCCTACCCGTGGAAGAACCACCACAACGCGTGGCGCCCGGCGCACATCCACTTCTCGCTCTTCGGCACCGACTTCACCCAGCGCATGATCACCCAGATGTACTTCCCGGGCGACCCGCTGTTCAGCCTGGACCCGATCTACCAGGCGATCACCGACAAGGAGGCGCGCGACCGCCTGGTTGCCACCTACGACCACTCGATCACCAGCCACGAATGGGCCACCGGCTACAACTGGGACATCGTGCTCACCGGATCCAACCGCACCTGGATGGAAGACGAAGAGGGAGACCACTAA